The following proteins are co-located in the Spinactinospora alkalitolerans genome:
- a CDS encoding NAD-dependent epimerase/dehydratase family protein, which translates to MTGASGFIGSHLVASLISNGYWVIGADHSSPRRSTIAMRNLSEVLDHPRFRFVECDLRITDVTALLQDVSTVFHLAGVSGVRESWGARFEDYATVNLVGTQRILEACCSAGVQRVVLASSSSVYGSAPGGSSRVSDLPVPVSPYGVSKLAAERLALAYGARTGVPFDVLALRYFTVYGPRQRSTMLMARILDAAFTQQPMTLFGDGSQRRHFTFVGDAVAATVMAGTCSLADSIVVNVAGPRSITISDVIAAAEQATGRTIPLRFEANRAGDVEASEADLQLTRSVLGYEPRVDLGEGITRHWDWYLRTGRRPTASRRSVAVAGGEQ; encoded by the coding sequence GTGACAGGAGCGAGCGGCTTTATCGGCTCACATCTAGTGGCGAGTCTGATCTCTAATGGCTACTGGGTGATAGGCGCCGATCATTCCTCTCCGCGGCGGAGCACGATCGCCATGCGAAACCTCTCGGAGGTTCTTGACCATCCGCGTTTCCGGTTCGTGGAATGCGATCTGCGCATCACCGATGTTACTGCGCTCCTGCAGGATGTGAGCACCGTGTTCCACCTCGCGGGTGTGAGTGGAGTCCGCGAGTCCTGGGGGGCGCGTTTCGAGGACTATGCGACTGTGAATCTGGTCGGGACGCAGCGGATTCTGGAAGCATGCTGTTCAGCAGGTGTCCAGCGTGTTGTGCTCGCTTCGTCGTCGAGCGTGTACGGCTCTGCCCCTGGTGGCTCGTCTCGAGTGAGCGATCTACCTGTTCCGGTGTCCCCTTACGGAGTCTCCAAGTTGGCGGCCGAGCGGTTGGCGCTGGCCTATGGCGCGCGTACCGGGGTCCCCTTTGACGTCCTCGCGTTGCGCTATTTCACGGTCTATGGTCCGCGGCAGCGCTCGACGATGCTGATGGCGCGGATACTCGATGCGGCGTTCACGCAGCAGCCGATGACGCTATTCGGTGACGGCTCGCAGCGCCGGCACTTCACCTTTGTCGGTGACGCGGTTGCGGCCACTGTGATGGCGGGAACGTGTTCGCTGGCGGACTCAATCGTAGTCAATGTGGCGGGACCGCGGAGTATCACAATCAGCGATGTCATCGCCGCTGCCGAACAGGCCACCGGTCGAACGATCCCGCTGCGTTTTGAGGCGAATCGCGCCGGAGACGTGGAGGCCTCTGAAGCCGATCTTCAGCTCACGCGTTCAGTACTGGGCTATGAGCCACGTGTTGACCTGGGTGAGGGAATCACCCGTCACTGGGATTGGTACCTCCGGACAGGTCGCAGGCCGACCGCGTCACGGCGGTCTGTGGCCGTAGCGGGCGGTGAGCAGTGA
- a CDS encoding thymidylate synthase: MILLKSGSANELFTAAVRAVLEHGAHSAPRGLETLEVLGAHLCLTDPRRRLVELAPTRVVNPAFAAAEAVWILSGSDAGWIYDYNQRMSEFADDGVLLGAYGPRLRRWSGAVDQLEQVRRVLLGDPDTRRAVIQLYDPGRDVSTHKDVPCTLGFRFYLRGGRLHMHTTMRSQDLWLGFCYDVFTFTVLHELMAHWTGVEVGEYHHHVDSLHLYAGHWDLASRIPPRVIASSQGSPLGVAWKDFDTVLAQVRSAGPVPAGAWREFAQAMRSYRLWKSGKRPAARTLARATGGVLGPALESWYRHLSGRPSIPAR, translated from the coding sequence GTGATCTTGTTGAAATCCGGCTCGGCCAACGAACTGTTCACTGCGGCTGTGCGAGCGGTGCTGGAGCACGGCGCGCACAGCGCTCCTCGGGGGTTGGAGACCCTGGAGGTGCTGGGAGCGCACCTATGCTTGACGGATCCTCGCCGTCGACTGGTCGAGTTGGCGCCGACACGGGTGGTGAATCCGGCGTTCGCTGCCGCGGAAGCGGTTTGGATCCTTTCGGGCAGCGACGCCGGTTGGATCTATGACTACAACCAGCGAATGTCCGAATTCGCAGATGACGGAGTGCTGCTCGGCGCTTACGGGCCGCGGCTGCGCCGCTGGAGTGGCGCCGTCGACCAACTGGAGCAGGTACGTCGGGTACTGCTCGGTGATCCGGACACCCGTCGGGCGGTCATCCAGCTCTATGACCCCGGTCGGGACGTCTCGACACATAAGGACGTGCCGTGCACGCTGGGCTTCCGCTTCTATCTGCGCGGTGGCCGGCTGCACATGCACACCACCATGCGCAGCCAGGATCTGTGGCTGGGGTTCTGCTATGACGTCTTCACCTTCACCGTGCTGCATGAGTTGATGGCACATTGGACCGGCGTCGAGGTGGGCGAGTATCACCACCACGTCGACTCCCTGCATCTCTACGCCGGGCATTGGGACCTTGCCTCCCGGATTCCGCCTCGCGTGATCGCGAGCAGCCAAGGATCACCGCTCGGCGTGGCATGGAAGGACTTTGACACGGTCCTGGCGCAGGTTCGCTCGGCCGGTCCCGTCCCTGCGGGCGCATGGAGGGAGTTCGCCCAGGCCATGCGCAGCTACCGGCTGTGGAAATCCGGTAAGCGCCCTGCGGCCCGGACACTCGCGCGAGCAACGGGCGGTGTTCTCGGTCCGGCCCTTGAGTCCTGGTACCGGCATCTGTCCGGCCGTCCCAGCATCCCCGCGCGCTGA
- a CDS encoding carbamoyltransferase family protein yields the protein MTSRAPVVLGLCSGTHDSAASLIVDGRLVGLVEEERLNGEKHTRAYPEHAIDWLLDRAGLVSEDVSSVAYNFSPSLYMRGVVPSLAYLAPPSSRRRALARARSFHTVYRRASERLADLAHRFPLARVSGVAHHRAHGIYAFTASGYEDAAVLIVDSLGETVTTSIAHARLHGAGLRYRPMHQITDPASLGYAYGAVTQHLGWRRGDEEGTVMALAALGDPARFRALFARAIVLTEDGFALNPRAFPLRVISSRYSRLSQDFVRMTCPPRAPDSAVESVHADLAAALQERTEQVMVHLARRARTLTGAPLLCVGGGVAMNCVSIGRIVEQAGFDEVAVPPAPGDAGTAAGAALAHHLDTSGVLASGAARRCYLGPSFPRIRLPKHPRRGLAAHTITDPTRRLAHELAAGRIVGVFQGRLEAGPRALGNRSILASPLLPDVVKRLNSTVKFRESFRPFAPVALEDKAADYFTLDQPAPFMSIASGVTELAHRTVPAVIHANGTARIQTLTRERNPFLADVLAAFAELTGVPVLINTSLNIKGKPICGTPEMALDCLAESGLDALLLETWWVDKE from the coding sequence GTGACATCTCGCGCTCCTGTGGTACTCGGCCTGTGCTCGGGCACCCATGACTCCGCCGCTTCCCTCATCGTCGACGGCAGACTCGTCGGGCTGGTGGAAGAGGAACGGCTCAACGGCGAGAAGCACACCCGCGCCTACCCCGAACACGCCATCGACTGGCTGCTGGACCGTGCGGGCCTCGTGAGCGAGGACGTCTCCTCGGTGGCCTACAACTTCAGCCCGTCCTTGTATATGCGCGGTGTGGTCCCAAGCCTCGCCTATCTCGCACCGCCTTCCTCCCGAAGGCGCGCGCTAGCACGGGCCCGCAGCTTCCATACGGTCTACCGCCGTGCGAGCGAACGTCTCGCCGACCTCGCCCACCGCTTTCCGTTGGCGAGAGTGAGCGGGGTGGCCCATCACCGTGCCCACGGGATCTATGCCTTTACCGCCTCGGGGTATGAGGACGCGGCCGTACTCATCGTTGACTCCCTCGGTGAAACCGTCACCACCAGCATTGCGCACGCACGCCTGCACGGCGCCGGTCTGCGGTACCGGCCGATGCACCAGATCACCGACCCGGCGTCGCTGGGATACGCCTACGGCGCCGTCACCCAGCATCTGGGATGGCGGCGCGGCGACGAAGAGGGCACCGTGATGGCGCTGGCCGCGCTGGGTGATCCGGCACGTTTCCGCGCTCTGTTCGCCCGCGCCATCGTGCTGACCGAGGACGGCTTCGCCCTCAACCCGCGGGCATTTCCGTTACGGGTGATCTCCAGCCGCTATTCGCGTCTCTCACAGGACTTCGTCCGCATGACCTGCCCGCCTCGGGCGCCGGACAGCGCGGTCGAGAGCGTCCACGCCGACCTGGCCGCGGCATTGCAGGAGCGCACCGAGCAGGTGATGGTGCACCTGGCCCGCCGCGCCCGGACGTTGACCGGCGCACCGTTGCTGTGTGTGGGTGGCGGGGTGGCGATGAACTGCGTGTCCATCGGCCGCATCGTCGAGCAGGCCGGTTTCGATGAGGTCGCCGTTCCGCCCGCACCAGGTGATGCGGGTACGGCGGCCGGGGCCGCCCTGGCGCACCACCTCGATACGTCCGGCGTTCTGGCCAGTGGAGCCGCCCGCCGCTGTTATCTCGGCCCTTCCTTTCCAAGGATCCGTCTGCCGAAGCATCCGCGCCGCGGGCTCGCCGCACACACCATCACCGATCCGACACGGCGCTTGGCGCATGAGCTTGCGGCCGGCCGGATCGTCGGGGTGTTCCAGGGCCGGTTGGAAGCCGGCCCGAGGGCGCTGGGCAACCGATCGATCCTCGCCTCTCCGCTCCTGCCCGATGTGGTCAAGCGGCTGAACTCCACTGTGAAGTTCCGCGAGTCGTTTCGGCCATTCGCACCGGTGGCGTTGGAGGACAAGGCTGCGGACTACTTCACGCTCGACCAGCCCGCTCCGTTCATGTCGATCGCCAGCGGCGTCACCGAGCTGGCGCACCGCACCGTCCCCGCCGTCATCCACGCCAACGGCACCGCACGGATCCAGACACTGACCCGGGAACGCAACCCTTTCCTCGCCGACGTGCTGGCCGCATTCGCGGAGCTGACCGGCGTTCCGGTGCTGATCAACACCAGCCTGAACATCAAGGGCAAACCCATCTGCGGCACACCGGAGATGGCGCTGGACTGCCTCGCCGAATCCGGTCTGGACGCCCTGCTGCTGGAGACGTGGTGGGTGGACAAGGAATGA